Proteins found in one Pagrus major chromosome 20, Pma_NU_1.0 genomic segment:
- the sema4gb gene encoding semaphorin-4G, translated as MGDQRSVQPFLLLLLLLTLLARLSQLWAFPFSPSLDLDVTPRTTVFSKGLLGSTRFTGSSQNYSTLLLEEASGLLYVGGRGALYALNTSDISTPGNLTIDWDASPEQKKQCLNKGRDNQTECYNHIRFLQRYNETHLYVCGTNAFRPLCAYVDAERFNFTSGFEEGRDRCPYDPAKGYTGLLVDGEMFTASQYEFRSSPDVRRNFPFPTLRTEEAPTRWLLEADFVGSVLLKESINSSIGDDDKIYFFFTERSQEQIAYPSQTKVSRVARVCKNDWGGQRTLQRKWTTFLKARMVCSVPEYELHLNILRSVFVLQGRDAQSSIFYGVFGLEWKNIKASAICQYSFADVQKVFDGPYMEVQDSKWREYTGKVPQPRPGSCITDLHRSQGINSSRDLPDNVLTFARRHPLMASQVHPIGVRPLMFKRSVNYVKIAVHKEPALNGNIYTILFLGTDDGWLHRAVDIDGEMHIIEELQLFDKPQPIESMVISSALRSIYVGSRSGVVQVPMAACQRYTSCYDCVFARDPFCGWDGKVCVEISSRAQRSNITQDIPRGVRGCKENSGNVVHRRRSVMAGDDVLLQCELRSNLAQPRWTLNGKELQGYGLDSGYRIGTDGLLIIGARSQQSGSYRCFAVENSVSVLVYLYTVRVHTDSYFPVEPTATTNPTTVSSPTVLSTSSPTEQPLPSPPAPVPPGPEFQTYRHMEAVYISLVAVLGGLCLVLTVVLLYVSFCTRRAPQERKFSQHGLQVLGGSERKRSSHLELKTISSHCNGRQDRRSISMPTFGDLGDGFLQIVPGEGQFSPCKTPPPAPPLPMPPPLPNMDYANGLSATLPSVLRKMNGNSYVLLRQADSEGMSPLYHSFTEELNRILEQRKHTQLDVHPDESSI; from the exons GTCTGTTGGGCAGCACCCGCTTCACCGGTTCGTCCCAGAACTACAGCAccctgctgctggaggaggcgTCCGGGCTGCTGTACGTGGGAGGCAGAGGAGCGCTGTACGCACTCAACACCTCCGACATCTCCACACCTGGAAACCTCACA ATTGATTGGGATGCTTCCCCTGAACAGAAGAAGCAGTGTCTAAACAAAGGCAGAGACAATCAG ACTGAGTGCTACAATCACATCCGCTTCCTGCAGCGATACAATGAGACTCACCTGTACGTCTGTGGAACGAACGCCTTCAGACCTCTCTGTGCTTATGTA GATGCAGAGCGGTTCAACTTCACCTCGGGCTTCGAGGAAGGACGAGACAGGTGTCCATATGACCCAGCAAAGGGATACACCGGCCTCCTCGTAG ACGGCGAGATGTTCACGGCCTCCCAGTACGAGTTTCGCAGCTCTCCAGACGTGCGCAGAAACTTCCCCTTCCCCACGCTCAGGACAGAGGAGGCCCCGACCCGGTGGCTTCTGG aggcAGATTTTGTgggctctgtgctgctgaaggAGAGCATCAACAGCTCGATCGGCGACGATGACAAGATTTACTTCTTCTTCACGGAGAGGAGCCAGGAGCAGATCGCCTACCCGAGCCAGACCAAAGTGTCCAGGGTGGCCCGAGTCTGCAag AACGACTGGGGCGGCCAGAGGACCCTGCAGAGGAAGTGGACAACCTTCCTCAAGGCCAGAATGGTTTGTTCGGTCCCAGAATACGAGCTGCACCTCAACATCCTGCGCAGCGTGTTCGTCCTGCAGGGTCGAGACGCTCAGAGCAGCATTTTCTACGGTGTCTTTGGCCTGGAATG GAAGAATATCAAAGCATCTGCTATCTGCCAGTACTCCTTCGCTGATGTACAGAAGGTGTTCGATGGGCCGTACATGGAGGTGCAGGACTCAAAGTGGAGGGAGTACACTGGGAAAGTTCCACAGCCGAGACCTGGATCT TGTATAACAGATCTGCACAGGTCCCAGGGCATCAACTCGTCTCGAGACCTCCCTGACAACGTCCTCACCTTCGCTAGAAGGCACCCGCTGATGGCCAGCCAGGTGCACCCGATAGGTGTGCGCCCGCTCATGTTCAAGAGGAGCGTCAACTACGTGAAGATAGCCGTGCACAAGGAGCCGGCGCTGAACGGAAACATTTATACCATTCTGTTTTTGGGAACTG ACGACGGCTGGCTGCACCGAGCTGTGGACATCGATGGAGAAATGCATATCATAgaagagctgcagctgtttgataaACCTCAGCCCATAGAGAGCATGGTCATATCCTCTGCTCTG cgGAGTATCTACGTCGGCTCGCGCTCTGGAGTCGTGCAGGTACCGATGGCGGCGTGTCAGAGGTACACTTCCTGTTACGACTGCGTGTTTGCCAGAGATCCGTTCTGTGGCTGGGACGGGAAGGTGTGCGTGGAAATATCCTCACGTGCACAGAG GTCAAACATCACCCAGGATATCCCGAGAGGGGTCAGGGGCTGTAAGGAGAATTCAGGAAACG TGGTCCATCGGAGGCGTTCTGTGATGGCGGGCGACGACGTGCTGCTCCAGTGCGAACTGCGCTCCAACCTGGCACAACCACGCTGGACGCTAAACGGCAAAGAGCTCCAGGGATACGGCCTGGATTCAGGCTACCGCATCGGCACAGATGGCCTCCTCATAATCGGAGCTCGTTCCCAGCAGAGCGGGTCTTATCGCTGCTTTGCTGTGGAGAACTCGGTCTCAGTCCTGGTTTATCTTTACACCGTCAGAGTGCACACGGACTCGTACTTCCCTGTGGAGCCCACGGCCACGACTAACCCCACGACAGTTTCCAGCCCGACTGTTCTCTCCACCAGCAGCCCCACCGAGCAGCCCCTTCCCTCGCCTCCTGCCCCGGTGCCTCCCGGACCCGAGTTCCAGACCTACAGACACATGGAGGCCGTGTACATCTCCCTGGTGGCGGTTCTCGGAGGGCTTTGCCTGGTGTTGACTGTGGTGCTGCTTTATGTGAGCTTCTGCACCAGACGGGCCCCTCAGGAGAGAAAGTTCTCCCAGCATGGGCTCCAGGTCCTAGGAGGctctgagagaaagaggagctCCCATCTCGAACTCAAAACCATCTCCAGCCACTGCAACGGCCGCCAGGATCGTCGCTCCATCTCGATGCCAACCTTTGGGGACCTGGGCGACGGCTTCCTCCAGATAGTTCCAGGCGAGGGCCAGTTTTCTCCGTGCAAAACACCTCCCCCTGCACCACCTCTTCCTATGCCACCTCCTCTTCCCAACATGGACTACGCCAACGGGCTGTCGGCAACTCTGCCAAGCGTGCTGAGGAAGATGAACGGGAACAGCTATGTGCTGTTGAGGCAGGCCGACTCCGAGGGCATGTCGCCGCTCTACCACTCGTTCACGGAGGAGCTCAACAGGATCCTGgagcagaggaaacacacacagctggacgTGCACCCTGACGAGAGCTCCATTTAG